A genomic window from Streptomyces mirabilis includes:
- a CDS encoding FMN-binding protein, translating to MKKSHPLRRVVLAGAATVSGIVLLLSLKPASDPASASAQGAAPQQSVAGQESPQGGSAQQSSTGARTVTGDVAQTQYGPVQVRITVSGGKITKSEVVQIPSGGRSTEVSNASVPKLNQEAVAAGSANIDAVSGASYTSAGYKKSLQSALDKAKASGSGSSGAAGSTGSAGAGSAGSAGSSSQAPAAQAKTVTGSVAQTQYGAVQVRITVSGGKITKSEAVQAPKGGLSDQKTAMAVPKLNQEAVAAGNATIDAVSGATYTSTGYKQSLQSALDKAGG from the coding sequence ATGAAGAAGAGCCACCCCTTGCGGCGTGTCGTGCTGGCCGGCGCCGCCACCGTGTCCGGAATCGTCCTGCTGCTGTCGCTGAAGCCCGCCTCCGATCCGGCGTCCGCGTCGGCACAGGGCGCCGCGCCCCAGCAGTCGGTGGCGGGTCAGGAGTCGCCCCAGGGCGGCAGCGCGCAGCAGTCGTCCACGGGGGCCCGGACGGTCACCGGCGACGTCGCGCAGACCCAGTACGGGCCCGTTCAGGTCCGTATCACCGTCAGCGGCGGAAAGATCACCAAGTCCGAGGTCGTCCAGATTCCCAGCGGCGGACGCAGCACCGAGGTCAGCAACGCCTCCGTGCCCAAGCTGAACCAGGAGGCCGTCGCCGCGGGCAGCGCGAACATCGACGCGGTGTCGGGTGCCAGCTACACGAGCGCCGGATACAAGAAGTCGCTGCAGTCGGCCCTCGACAAGGCCAAGGCGAGCGGCAGCGGTTCCTCGGGGGCCGCGGGGTCGACCGGGTCCGCGGGTGCGGGCTCCGCCGGTTCCGCCGGCTCCTCGTCCCAGGCGCCCGCCGCACAGGCCAAGACGGTCACCGGAAGCGTCGCCCAGACCCAGTACGGGGCGGTCCAGGTCCGTATCACCGTCAGCGGCGGAAAGATCACCAAGTCCGAGGCGGTGCAGGCGCCCAAGGGCGGCCTGAGCGACCAGAAGACCGCGATGGCCGTGCCCAAGCTCAACCAGGAGGCGGTCGCGGCCGGGAACGCGACGATCGACGCCGTCTCCGGTGCGACCTACACCAGTACCGGTTACAAGCAGTCCCTGCAGTCGGCCCTGGACAAGGCCGGTGGCTGA
- a CDS encoding LysR family substrate-binding domain-containing protein, whose translation MTGSEVPPSFRLAYVPGVTPTKWVRIWNERLPDIPLTLVAVSTDEAFDVLRGRGADAGFVRLPVDREDLSAIPLYTETTVVVVPKDHIVAAVDEVTSEDLADEIVLHPLDDTLGWERPPGQPAFERPATTADAVELVAAGIGLLVVPQSLARLHHRKDLTYRPVTDAPESRVALSWPQDATTDLVEDFIGIVRGRTVNSSRGRAQAPAAPAAKTKAKRPETGGGARRKPAAGKSSGKSTTGRNPRGGGSGGAKGGAKRGKPRGRS comes from the coding sequence GTGACAGGCTCGGAAGTACCCCCTTCGTTCCGGCTCGCCTATGTCCCGGGAGTGACGCCCACGAAGTGGGTGCGGATCTGGAACGAGCGGCTGCCCGACATCCCCCTCACCCTCGTCGCCGTCTCCACCGACGAGGCGTTCGACGTGCTGCGGGGCCGCGGCGCCGACGCCGGATTCGTGCGGCTGCCGGTCGACCGGGAGGACCTCAGCGCGATCCCCCTCTACACCGAGACGACGGTGGTCGTGGTCCCCAAGGACCACATCGTGGCGGCGGTCGACGAGGTGACCTCCGAGGATCTGGCCGACGAGATCGTGCTGCACCCCCTCGACGACACGCTCGGCTGGGAGCGTCCGCCGGGGCAGCCCGCGTTCGAGCGCCCCGCCACCACGGCGGACGCCGTCGAACTCGTGGCGGCGGGCATCGGGCTCCTCGTCGTCCCCCAGTCCCTCGCCCGCCTGCACCACCGCAAGGACCTCACCTACCGGCCGGTCACGGACGCCCCGGAATCACGCGTCGCGCTGTCCTGGCCACAGGACGCGACCACCGATCTGGTCGAGGACTTCATCGGGATCGTCCGCGGCCGGACCGTCAACAGCTCACGGGGACGCGCCCAGGCCCCGGCGGCGCCCGCGGCCAAGACGAAGGCCAAGCGTCCCGAGACGGGCGGCGGCGCACGGCGCAAGCCCGCCGCGGGCAAGTCGTCCGGCAAGTCGACGACCGGCCGGAACCCCCGCGGCGGCGGTTCCGGAGGCGCCAAGGGCGGCGCCAAGCGGGGCAAGCCCCGCGGTCGTTCCTGA
- a CDS encoding arginine repressor — MSQAQDHEHVGPAVPQTRTARHRRIVDILNRQPVRSQSQLAKLLADDGLSVTQATLSRDLDELNAVKIRNNDGDLIYAVPSEGGFRTPRAPLGESAKEERMRRLSSELLISAEASANLVVLRTPPGAAQFLASAIDQAELQDILGTIAGDDTLLLISRNPTGGQALADHLLRLAQNNH; from the coding sequence ATGAGCCAGGCGCAGGATCACGAGCACGTCGGGCCTGCCGTGCCGCAGACCCGCACCGCACGCCACCGCCGGATCGTGGACATCCTCAACCGGCAACCGGTGCGATCCCAGAGCCAGTTGGCGAAGCTCCTCGCCGACGACGGGCTGAGCGTCACGCAGGCGACGCTCTCCCGGGACCTGGACGAGCTGAACGCGGTGAAGATCCGCAACAACGACGGCGACCTCATCTACGCGGTGCCGAGCGAGGGCGGTTTCCGCACCCCGCGCGCGCCGCTGGGGGAGTCGGCGAAGGAGGAGCGGATGCGGCGGCTCTCGTCGGAGCTGCTGATCTCCGCGGAGGCGTCCGCGAACCTCGTGGTTCTCCGTACCCCGCCGGGGGCGGCGCAGTTTCTCGCCTCCGCCATCGACCAGGCCGAGCTGCAGGACATTCTCGGGACGATCGCGGGTGACGACACATTGCTGTTGATCAGCCGGAATCCCACCGGCGGTCAGGCGCTGGCCGATCACCTGTTGCGGTTGGCTCAGAACAATCATTGA
- a CDS encoding VOC family protein, protein MALRPVQVNIKALDDSAVGRFWAEALGWGVSSEGPGVTNVEPGGGFVWPDPVAVCIDVVTVPEPRTTTKNRVHLDLATTSATHQAELVARLRALGATPADVGQGDVPWTVLADPEGNEFCVLEPREIYRDTGPIAAVVVDCADPRAMARFWGEATDWTLHEVTDDHAVLRSAKGVGPYLEFLRKPGVKTVPDRVHLDLLPYPGDDKAAEVARLRGLGATDLDLGQGDVPWTCLADPEGHEFCVLGRS, encoded by the coding sequence ATGGCACTGCGACCTGTTCAGGTGAACATAAAGGCTCTTGACGACTCGGCGGTCGGCCGGTTCTGGGCGGAGGCGCTCGGCTGGGGTGTGTCCAGCGAGGGGCCCGGCGTGACCAACGTCGAACCCGGCGGCGGCTTCGTCTGGCCGGACCCCGTCGCCGTCTGCATCGACGTCGTCACCGTCCCGGAACCCAGGACAACGACGAAGAACCGTGTGCACCTCGATCTCGCCACCACTTCCGCGACCCATCAGGCGGAGTTGGTCGCGCGCCTCCGGGCTCTCGGTGCGACGCCCGCCGACGTGGGCCAGGGCGACGTGCCGTGGACGGTCCTCGCCGACCCGGAGGGCAACGAGTTCTGCGTGCTGGAGCCCCGGGAGATCTACCGGGACACCGGGCCGATCGCCGCGGTGGTGGTCGACTGCGCGGATCCGCGGGCCATGGCCCGGTTCTGGGGTGAGGCGACGGACTGGACCCTGCACGAGGTGACCGACGATCACGCGGTGTTGCGCTCCGCCAAGGGGGTCGGCCCCTATCTCGAGTTCCTCCGCAAGCCCGGCGTGAAGACCGTGCCGGACCGCGTCCATCTCGACCTGCTGCCCTACCCCGGTGACGACAAAGCAGCGGAGGTGGCCCGGCTGCGGGGCCTCGGCGCCACCGACCTCGACCTCGGCCAGGGCGACGTCCCGTGGACGTGCCTGGCCGACCCGGAGGGACACGAGTTCTGCGTCCTCGGCCGGTCCTGA
- a CDS encoding FAD:protein FMN transferase: MGTVFSFDVRGGEPEAVRTALEEAVAQLHRVDEVFSTYREDSQISRLARGELTVEECDPEVAEVLDLCAEAERVSDGWFSSTYEGRLDPTGIVKGWSTERVARHLAAAGATGVSVNGGGDVQLLGAPGTHRPWRVGVSDPLRPGSLAAVVSAAGVDELSVATSGTAERGAHIVDPRTGRSAVTDLVAVTVVGPRLTWVDAWATAAFAMGSREGLTWLESLPGIEALLITAGDEVRCTGGLAQRLG, encoded by the coding sequence ATGGGCACCGTCTTCTCCTTCGACGTGCGGGGCGGCGAACCCGAGGCCGTGCGGACCGCGTTGGAGGAGGCGGTCGCCCAACTCCACCGGGTGGACGAGGTGTTCAGCACCTATCGGGAGGACAGCCAGATCTCGCGCCTCGCGCGCGGGGAGCTGACGGTCGAGGAGTGCGACCCGGAGGTCGCCGAGGTGCTCGACCTGTGTGCCGAGGCGGAGCGGGTCAGCGACGGCTGGTTCAGCTCGACGTACGAGGGCCGGCTCGACCCGACGGGGATCGTGAAGGGCTGGTCGACCGAGCGCGTGGCCCGCCACCTCGCGGCGGCCGGCGCGACCGGAGTCAGCGTGAACGGTGGCGGCGACGTCCAGCTGCTCGGCGCGCCCGGCACGCACCGCCCGTGGCGGGTCGGTGTCTCGGACCCGCTGCGTCCCGGTTCACTCGCGGCCGTGGTCTCCGCGGCCGGAGTCGACGAACTGTCGGTGGCCACCTCCGGCACCGCCGAGCGCGGCGCGCACATCGTCGACCCCCGCACCGGCCGCTCCGCGGTCACCGACCTGGTCGCCGTGACCGTGGTGGGCCCCCGCCTGACCTGGGTGGACGCCTGGGCGACAGCGGCCTTCGCGATGGGCTCCCGAGAGGGCCTGACCTGGCTGGAGTCCCTCCCCGGCATCGAGGCCCTCCTGATCACGGCGGGAGACGAGGTGCGGTGCACGGGGGGCCTCGCACAGCGCCTGGGGTGA
- the argC gene encoding N-acetyl-gamma-glutamyl-phosphate reductase, which yields MVVRAAVAGASGYAGGEALRLLLAHPEVEIGALTGNSNAGQRLGALQPHLLPLADRVLQETTPDVLAGHDVVFLALPHGQSAAVAEQLGPDVLVVDMGADFRLEDPADWEKFYGSAHAGTWPYGLPELPGARAALEGSKRIAVPGCYPTAVSLALFPAYAAALAEPEAVIVAASGTSGAGKAAKPHLLGSEVMGSMSPYGVGGVHRHTPEMIQNLGAAAGEPVAVSFTPTLAPMPRGILATCSAKARDGVTGESLRAAYEKAFADEPFVHLLPEGQWPATASVYGSNAVQVQVAYDEATHRIIAISAIDNLTKGTAGGAVQSMNIALGLPEETGLSTIGVAP from the coding sequence ATGGTGGTACGCGCAGCAGTGGCGGGAGCGAGTGGGTACGCGGGCGGCGAAGCCCTGCGTCTGCTCCTGGCGCACCCCGAGGTCGAGATCGGCGCCCTGACCGGCAACTCCAACGCGGGTCAGCGCCTCGGCGCACTGCAGCCGCACCTGCTGCCGCTGGCCGACCGAGTCCTCCAGGAGACCACCCCGGACGTCCTCGCCGGCCACGACGTCGTCTTCCTCGCGCTGCCCCACGGGCAGTCCGCCGCCGTCGCCGAGCAGCTCGGCCCCGACGTCCTCGTCGTCGACATGGGCGCCGACTTCCGGCTCGAGGACCCGGCGGACTGGGAGAAGTTCTACGGCTCCGCGCACGCCGGCACCTGGCCCTACGGCCTTCCCGAACTGCCGGGCGCCCGCGCCGCGCTGGAGGGGTCCAAGCGCATCGCGGTGCCCGGTTGCTACCCGACGGCCGTCTCCCTCGCCCTCTTCCCGGCGTACGCGGCCGCACTCGCCGAACCCGAGGCCGTGATCGTCGCCGCGTCCGGGACCTCCGGCGCGGGCAAGGCGGCCAAGCCCCATCTGCTCGGCAGCGAGGTCATGGGCTCCATGTCCCCGTACGGAGTCGGCGGCGTCCACCGGCACACCCCCGAGATGATCCAGAACCTCGGTGCGGCGGCGGGGGAGCCCGTCGCCGTCTCCTTCACACCCACCCTCGCGCCGATGCCCCGGGGCATCCTCGCCACGTGCAGCGCGAAGGCGCGTGACGGGGTCACCGGTGAGTCCCTGCGCGCCGCGTACGAGAAGGCGTTCGCCGACGAACCCTTCGTCCACCTGCTGCCCGAGGGGCAGTGGCCCGCCACCGCGTCCGTCTACGGTTCCAACGCCGTTCAGGTCCAGGTCGCGTACGACGAAGCGACGCACCGCATCATCGCGATCAGCGCCATCGACAACCTGACCAAGGGCACGGCCGGCGGGGCCGTGCAGAGCATGAACATCGCCCTCGGGCTTCCCGAGGAAACGGGTCTTTCCACGATCGGAGTCGCACCGTGA
- a CDS encoding acetylornithine transaminase: MTGTNAELTQRWQGALMDNYGTPRLPLVRGEGTKLWDADGKEYLDFVGGIAVNALGHAHPAIVEAVSRQIASLGHVSNLFVAEPPVALAERLLQLFGREGRVYFCNSGAEANEGAFKIGRLTGRGHMVATHGGFHGRTMGALALTGQPGKQEPFLPLPGDVTHVPYGDAQALAAAVTEDTALVIIEPIQGENGVVVPPPGYLKAARAITAATGSLLVLDEVQTGIGRTGPWFAYQDHEGVLPDVVTLAKGLGGGLPLGATVAFGRAAELLKPGHHGSTFGGNPVVCAAGLAVLDTIASEGLLENVKAASEKLRGGIESLGNPLIDHVRGAGLLLGIVLTEPLAPQAQQAAQDAGLLVNAPAPDVVRLMPPLNLSDDEVDAFLQALPGVLDAVANGDGRAKE, from the coding sequence ATGACCGGGACCAACGCGGAGCTCACCCAGCGGTGGCAGGGCGCGCTCATGGACAACTACGGCACCCCGCGGCTGCCGCTCGTCCGTGGTGAGGGCACCAAACTGTGGGACGCCGACGGCAAGGAGTACCTCGACTTCGTCGGCGGTATCGCCGTCAACGCGCTCGGCCACGCCCACCCGGCGATCGTCGAGGCCGTGAGCCGGCAGATCGCCTCCCTCGGCCATGTCTCCAACCTGTTCGTCGCCGAGCCGCCCGTCGCGCTCGCCGAACGGCTGCTCCAGCTCTTCGGGCGCGAGGGCCGGGTCTACTTCTGCAACTCGGGCGCCGAGGCCAACGAGGGCGCCTTCAAGATCGGCCGACTCACCGGCCGGGGCCACATGGTGGCCACCCACGGCGGGTTCCACGGCCGCACCATGGGCGCCCTCGCGCTCACCGGCCAGCCCGGGAAGCAGGAGCCGTTCCTGCCGCTGCCCGGTGACGTCACACACGTGCCCTACGGTGACGCGCAGGCGCTGGCCGCGGCCGTCACCGAGGACACCGCCCTGGTGATCATCGAGCCGATCCAAGGCGAGAACGGCGTGGTCGTACCCCCGCCCGGCTACCTCAAGGCCGCCCGCGCGATCACCGCCGCCACCGGCAGCCTCCTCGTCCTCGACGAGGTGCAGACCGGCATCGGCCGCACCGGACCCTGGTTCGCCTACCAGGACCACGAAGGTGTCCTGCCGGACGTCGTCACCCTCGCGAAGGGCCTCGGCGGCGGACTGCCGCTCGGCGCGACCGTCGCCTTCGGCCGGGCCGCCGAGCTGCTGAAGCCGGGCCACCACGGTTCGACCTTCGGCGGCAACCCGGTCGTCTGCGCCGCAGGACTCGCCGTCCTCGACACGATCGCGTCCGAGGGGCTCCTGGAGAACGTGAAGGCCGCGAGCGAGAAACTGCGGGGCGGAATCGAGTCACTCGGCAACCCGTTGATCGACCATGTCCGGGGTGCGGGCCTGCTCCTGGGTATCGTGCTCACCGAGCCGCTCGCGCCCCAGGCGCAGCAGGCGGCTCAGGACGCCGGTCTCCTGGTCAACGCGCCCGCCCCCGATGTCGTACGGCTGATGCCCCCGCTGAACCTGAGCGACGACGAGGTGGACGCGTTCCTCCAGGCACTTCCCGGTGTCCTCGACGCTGTAGCCAACGGGGACGGACGAGCCAAAGAATGA
- the argJ gene encoding bifunctional glutamate N-acetyltransferase/amino-acid acetyltransferase ArgJ has translation MSVTAAQGFTASGIAAGIKENGNPDLALVVNNGPRLAAAGVFTSNRVKAAPVLWSEQVLKGGQVSAVILNSGGANACTGPKGFQDTHATAEKVAEVLDVNAGEVAVASTGLIGVLLPMDKLLPGVESAAAQLSAHGGEKAAIAIKTTDTVHKTSVHSGDGWSVGGMAKGAGMLAPGLATMLVVLTTDADLDSETLDRALRAATRTTFDRVDSDGCMSTNDTVLLLASGASAVTPQYAEFAEAVRAVCDDLGQQLIRDAEGAGKDIKIEVVNAASEDDAVEVGRSIARNNLLKCAIHGEDPNWGRVLSAIGTTGAAFEPDQLNVAINGVWVCKNGGVGEDRELVDMRYREVHIVADLAAGSETATIWTNDLTADYVHENSAYSS, from the coding sequence GTGAGCGTCACCGCTGCCCAGGGCTTCACCGCCTCCGGCATCGCAGCAGGCATCAAGGAGAACGGCAACCCGGACCTGGCCCTCGTGGTCAACAACGGGCCCCGCCTCGCCGCCGCGGGCGTCTTCACCTCCAACCGCGTGAAGGCCGCGCCGGTCCTCTGGTCCGAGCAGGTCCTCAAGGGCGGTCAGGTCTCCGCCGTGATCCTCAACTCCGGCGGTGCCAACGCCTGCACGGGCCCCAAGGGCTTCCAGGACACGCACGCGACCGCCGAGAAGGTCGCCGAGGTCCTCGACGTCAACGCCGGCGAGGTCGCCGTCGCGTCGACCGGGCTCATCGGCGTACTCCTGCCGATGGACAAGTTGCTGCCCGGGGTCGAGTCGGCCGCCGCCCAGCTCTCCGCGCACGGCGGCGAGAAGGCCGCCATCGCCATCAAGACCACCGACACCGTGCACAAGACGTCGGTGCACTCGGGCGACGGCTGGAGCGTCGGTGGCATGGCCAAGGGCGCGGGCATGCTCGCCCCCGGCCTCGCCACCATGCTCGTCGTGCTGACGACGGACGCGGACCTCGACTCCGAGACCCTCGACAGGGCGCTGCGCGCCGCCACCCGCACCACCTTCGACCGCGTCGACTCCGACGGCTGCATGTCGACCAACGACACCGTGCTGCTGCTCGCCTCCGGAGCCAGTGCGGTCACCCCGCAGTACGCGGAGTTCGCCGAGGCCGTACGCGCGGTCTGCGACGATCTCGGGCAGCAGCTCATCCGGGACGCCGAGGGCGCCGGCAAGGACATCAAGATCGAGGTCGTGAACGCCGCGAGCGAGGACGACGCCGTCGAGGTGGGCCGCTCCATCGCCCGCAACAACCTCCTCAAGTGCGCGATCCACGGCGAGGACCCCAACTGGGGACGCGTGCTGTCCGCGATCGGCACGACCGGCGCCGCCTTCGAGCCCGACCAGCTCAACGTCGCCATCAACGGCGTCTGGGTCTGCAAGAACGGTGGCGTCGGCGAGGACCGCGAGCTCGTCGACATGCGCTACCGCGAGGTCCACATCGTCGCCGACCTCGCCGCGGGCTCCGAGACCGCCACGATCTGGACCAACGACCTCACCGCGGACTACGTCCACGAGAACAGCGCCTACTCCTCATGA
- a CDS encoding DUF5997 family protein gives MTSHQTTQTMKPATAAKKLGVYLEATPAEFQEGVVSRAELTALQADPPAWLQELWRNGPHPRPVVAARLGISIAGLARGGVTEALTTEQIDALKQEDPGWLRRERATRAEVRKEEVRIKEKRAEQHAERSTERAAQPRTSRP, from the coding sequence ATGACGTCGCACCAGACCACCCAGACCATGAAGCCCGCCACCGCGGCGAAGAAGCTGGGTGTGTACCTCGAGGCCACCCCCGCCGAGTTCCAGGAGGGCGTCGTCTCGCGCGCCGAGCTGACCGCCCTGCAGGCCGATCCGCCCGCGTGGCTCCAGGAGCTGTGGCGCAACGGCCCGCACCCCCGGCCCGTGGTCGCCGCGCGGCTCGGCATCTCCATCGCCGGGCTCGCCCGCGGTGGGGTCACCGAGGCCCTCACCACGGAGCAGATCGACGCCCTGAAGCAGGAGGACCCGGGATGGCTGCGCCGGGAGCGCGCCACCCGGGCCGAGGTCCGCAAGGAAGAGGTCCGCATCAAGGAGAAGCGCGCGGAGCAGCACGCCGAGCGGAGCACGGAGCGCGCCGCCCAGCCCCGCACCTCCCGCCCCTGA
- a CDS encoding ferredoxin reductase family protein: protein MSTIAGGRAARRQTLRRIRPRRSPAVPLLLAVGAGAAGVIWLWWSNTPSIADDNSKILNAGRITGLLAGYLMALVVLQMARVPALERRVGSDRVARWHAMSGRYTICLVLAHLVLIMWGYALQAGKSFGDIVQQTIDSINQLPDMGKAAIGTGLLFLIGLLSMGPVRRRMGYDTWYHIHLLTYAAVFLTFWHQLSTGNEFAVEPTAKTVWYGLYGSVTALVIWYRILSPIRLNLKHRMRVEAVIEETPGIVSVLISGRKLHRMGAEAGQFFRWRFLAPGMRLSSHPYSLSAAPRPNMLRITVKAIGDHSSALRDLQPGTRVWAEGPYGALTAGKRSRGKVLLVAGGVGITPMRALFETLPGAAGDLTLLYRANTTQDLALWDELAAIAEERGARLMYAVNSPEGERPDISAETLSRKLPDIDRHDVFMCGPPGFAQQVYEALRGAGVPARRIHHESFEM, encoded by the coding sequence GTGTCCACGATCGCCGGTGGCCGCGCCGCGCGGCGCCAGACCTTGCGCCGTATTCGCCCACGACGCTCTCCCGCCGTCCCACTGCTGCTCGCCGTCGGGGCGGGCGCGGCCGGGGTCATCTGGCTCTGGTGGAGCAACACCCCGTCCATCGCCGACGACAACAGCAAGATCCTCAACGCGGGCCGGATCACCGGGCTGCTCGCGGGGTATCTGATGGCGCTGGTGGTGCTGCAGATGGCCCGGGTGCCCGCCCTGGAGCGCCGGGTGGGCTCGGACCGGGTGGCGCGCTGGCACGCCATGAGCGGCCGGTACACGATCTGTCTGGTGCTTGCGCACCTCGTGCTGATCATGTGGGGCTACGCGCTGCAGGCCGGCAAGAGCTTCGGCGACATCGTCCAGCAGACCATCGACTCGATCAACCAGCTGCCCGACATGGGCAAGGCGGCGATCGGCACCGGTCTGCTGTTCCTGATCGGCCTGCTCTCCATGGGCCCGGTGCGCCGCAGGATGGGCTACGACACCTGGTACCACATCCACCTGCTCACCTACGCCGCCGTCTTCCTGACGTTCTGGCACCAGCTGTCCACAGGCAACGAGTTCGCCGTCGAGCCGACCGCCAAGACGGTCTGGTACGGGCTGTACGGGTCGGTGACGGCCCTGGTGATCTGGTACCGCATCCTCTCGCCGATCCGGCTGAACCTGAAGCACCGGATGCGGGTCGAGGCCGTGATCGAGGAGACCCCCGGGATCGTCTCGGTGCTGATCAGCGGGCGCAAGCTGCACCGCATGGGCGCCGAGGCCGGGCAGTTCTTCCGCTGGCGCTTCCTGGCTCCGGGCATGCGGCTCAGCTCGCACCCGTACTCGCTGTCGGCGGCACCCCGCCCCAACATGCTGCGCATCACGGTGAAGGCGATCGGCGACCACAGCTCGGCGCTGCGCGACCTGCAGCCCGGCACCCGGGTCTGGGCCGAGGGCCCGTACGGGGCGCTCACTGCGGGCAAGCGCAGCCGCGGCAAGGTGCTGCTGGTGGCAGGCGGGGTCGGCATCACTCCGATGCGGGCGCTGTTCGAGACGCTGCCCGGCGCGGCGGGCGACCTGACGCTGCTCTACCGGGCCAACACCACCCAGGACCTGGCCCTGTGGGACGAGCTGGCGGCGATCGCCGAGGAACGCGGGGCCAGGCTGATGTACGCGGTGAACAGCCCCGAGGGCGAGCGTCCGGACATCTCTGCGGAGACGCTGAGCCGCAAGCTGCCGGACATCGACCGCCACGACGTCTTCATGTGCGGGCCGCCCGGCTTCGCGCAGCAGGTCTACGAAGCACTGCGCGGCGCGGGGGTCCCCGCCCGCCGCATCCATCACGAGTCGTTCGAGATGTGA
- the argB gene encoding acetylglutamate kinase: protein MTNVTRKHTALPKARILIEALPWLTRHNGKTVVIKFGGNAMVNEELKAAFAQDVVFLRQAGLKPVVVHGGGPQISAALDRHGIVSEFKAGLRVTTEDAMDVVRMVLAGQVQRELVGLLNQHGPLAVGMTGEDAHTITATKHQPEIDGELVDIGRVGEITAIDTGAIEALLADGRIPVVSSIARSQDDGHVYNVNADTAAAALAAALGAETLMVLTDVEGLYEDWPDSDEVISRLTASELEKLLPELASGMVPKMEGCLHAVRNGVTTARVIDGRVQHSILLEIFTDEGIGTMVVPDARPDEQGDAE, encoded by the coding sequence ATGACCAACGTGACGCGGAAACACACCGCACTGCCCAAGGCCCGGATCCTCATCGAGGCGCTGCCGTGGCTGACCCGCCACAACGGCAAGACGGTCGTCATCAAGTTCGGCGGAAACGCCATGGTGAACGAGGAGCTGAAGGCCGCCTTCGCCCAGGACGTGGTGTTCCTGCGACAGGCAGGACTCAAGCCCGTCGTCGTGCACGGCGGCGGCCCGCAGATCAGCGCCGCCCTCGACCGGCACGGCATCGTCAGCGAGTTCAAGGCGGGCCTGCGCGTCACCACCGAGGACGCCATGGACGTCGTACGCATGGTCCTGGCCGGTCAGGTGCAGCGCGAGCTGGTCGGACTGCTCAACCAGCACGGGCCGCTCGCCGTCGGCATGACCGGCGAGGACGCGCACACCATCACCGCCACCAAGCACCAGCCCGAGATCGACGGGGAGTTGGTCGACATCGGGCGGGTGGGCGAGATCACCGCGATCGACACGGGCGCGATCGAGGCACTGCTCGCCGACGGCCGGATCCCGGTCGTCTCCTCGATCGCCCGGAGCCAGGACGACGGACATGTCTACAACGTCAATGCTGATACGGCGGCTGCGGCTCTCGCTGCGGCACTGGGCGCCGAAACCCTCATGGTCCTCACGGACGTCGAGGGCCTCTACGAGGACTGGCCCGACAGCGACGAGGTGATCAGCCGCCTGACCGCCTCCGAACTGGAGAAGCTGCTGCCGGAGCTGGCCAGCGGCATGGTGCCGAAGATGGAGGGCTGCCTGCACGCCGTGCGCAACGGCGTCACCACCGCCCGCGTCATCGACGGCCGGGTCCAGCACTCGATCCTGCTGGAGATCTTCACCGACGAGGGGATCGGCACGATGGTCGTGCCGGACGCACGGCCCGATGAGCAGGGGGACGCCGAATGA
- a CDS encoding FMN-binding protein, producing MSPTAVSTTSRSSCEVTVHALKKHRPLRRVTLAAATTVTGFVLLLSLKPHTPPSLAQASSSPGQSASQSPSRSPAPESSSGSSSGGSSGSTKSTGTKTVTGDTIQTRWGPVQVRVTLKNGKITDVTAVSYPTDNPRDQEINSYAIPQLRREALAAQSARIDSVSGASYTSDGYKQSLQSALDSAGL from the coding sequence GTGTCCCCGACCGCCGTATCCACCACGAGTCGTTCGAGCTGTGAGGTCACCGTGCACGCCCTGAAGAAGCACCGTCCGCTGCGCAGGGTGACGCTGGCGGCGGCCACCACCGTCACCGGTTTCGTCCTGCTGCTGTCGCTCAAGCCGCACACGCCGCCGTCCCTGGCGCAGGCGTCGTCCTCCCCCGGACAGTCGGCGTCACAGTCGCCGTCCCGGTCACCCGCGCCCGAAAGCTCTTCCGGAAGCTCATCGGGAGGCTCGTCCGGGAGCACGAAGAGCACCGGCACCAAGACCGTCACGGGTGACACGATCCAGACCCGCTGGGGCCCCGTCCAGGTGCGCGTCACCCTGAAGAACGGCAAGATCACCGATGTGACCGCGGTCTCCTATCCCACGGACAACCCACGGGATCAGGAGATCAACAGCTACGCGATTCCCCAGCTCAGGAGGGAGGCGCTGGCCGCGCAGAGCGCCCGGATCGACTCCGTCTCGGGGGCCTCGTACACCAGCGACGGATACAAGCAGTCCCTCCAATCGGCACTGGACTCGGCAGGCCTCTGA